A DNA window from Engystomops pustulosus chromosome 6, aEngPut4.maternal, whole genome shotgun sequence contains the following coding sequences:
- the LOC140134965 gene encoding nicotinamide N-methyltransferase-like yields MASFSTPQVYIEQFNPKEYLQEYYSEEDGVLLADWVDFTLRNLNDTFTKGGVGGNTLLDFGTGPTIYQLLSACEAFDKIIASDFLEQNRAEIRKWLRNDPDAFDWTHLINFVCDVEKNGDDAEQKSETLRNTVKQVMKCDVHKKNPYDPIVMPPVDCLLSCLCLEFSCKDMYTFTEVLKNLQALIKPGGYFLIFGVLSCSFYYVGEKRFTSLPLKQEELEMAFYKSGYVIEKNVYAPRTDMSTLEISDFDNMYYIRAKKPK; encoded by the exons ATGGCTTCTTTTAGTACCCCACAAGTGTACATTGAACAGTTTAACCCCAAAGAGTACTTGCAGGAATACTATTCCGAAGAGGATGGCGTACTTTTAGCAGATTGGGTAGATTTTACGTTACGGAATCTAAATGACACTTTTACTAAAG GTGGAGTAGGAGGTAATACACTGCTTGATTTTGGTACTGGACCCACCATTTATCAGCTCCTCTCTGCCTGTGAAGCGTTTGATAAAATCATTGCCTCAGATTTCCTGGAGCAGAACCGTGCAGAAATCCGAAAATGGCTAAGGAATGATCCAGATGCCTTCGACTGGACTCACCTTATCAATTTTGTCTGCGATGTGGAGAAAAATGG GGATGATGCTGAGCAAAAATCTGAAACTCTCCGCAATACAGTGAAACAAGTCATGAAATGTGATGTCCATAAGAAAAACCCTTATGATCCAATTGTTATGCCGCCAGTGGACTGTCTCCTGTCTTGTCTCTGCCTTGAATTTTCCTGTAAAGACATGTACACATTCACTGAAGTTCTTAAAAATCTTCAAGCCTTGATAAAACCTGGAGGTTACTTTTTAATCTTCGGCGTACTGAGTTGTAGTTTTTATTATGTCGGTGAAAAGCGTTTCACTTCACTGCCCTTGAAACAAGAAGAACTAGAAATGGCCTTTTACAAATCTGGTTACGTGATCGAAAAAAATGTGTACGCTCCACGTACTGATATGTCAACCCTGGAGATTTCGGACTTTGATAATATGTATTATATAAGGGCCAAAAAACCTAAGTAA